The Phragmites australis chromosome 1, lpPhrAust1.1, whole genome shotgun sequence genomic interval cttcaggttctgtacagaactgagcccaaaactgaatataaagaatgtctaaagagttctagctcaaaccaagtgatgtcgtgtgttccaagaGATGATTCCAAATAGATTCACGTAGAatctacactcaaatacacacaaacaagtagatcgagcaatatgtgcaaagatttgaacaagaacttaaaaataaaggaacaagagacacaaagatttgtttcccgaagttcggattcaccaccatgaatcctacatctccattgaagaagctccaacgagccgggtctctttcaaccgtttttctcgatccactagctttatctcttccctttcagAGGCGAGATCGATCCTCACAAACTTtaccgcggctcaccacacgcgcggcagctcaccgggcaacacgtagccggctaggaggcttcacctccaagagtaacaaacgcaatcgaacttcttaccgatgaactcgagtgctcaataATGGAtttggctcacttgcactcaatcttccaatttctcaacccaactcacttttcttctcaaatcacatacTAGAATGGAGTAAGagaagttcttttggctctagaaatgtgttcttttgTGCCCCTTGCAGCAGCACAAAGGATGAGGGTGAGGGGCTATAAATAGCCCCACTTAAAAAACTAACAGTTACTCAACTTTTCTGGTCTTACCAGGAGTCTCCGgggtacaccggagtatccgggtcaactaaAACAgcccaaaccgagactctctggcggagcctcacccggagactccggacaacctagagtatccggcctacactggagtatccgggttaaacACAGCTTACTTctgaaaacggcgataactttgattctggagtccgatttcgactattttggactctatggaaagcttattcagagggctacacatcccaactaaattcatgacctaaaacacatgaTATCAAATTAGGAATACTCCGAAACCTAATTTggatacttccacactttccgctctggaatttctaaaaagaactctcacttaggtttggttagaaactcttgagcactgggacatgacaattagctcacattgcacccctcttaatagtgtggcatacctatactcaaattcaaatataaaactcgtttgaatcactttgagcatttgaaaactttcaaataccgcttctttctttcaaaccttgagggttgccaactttcatatattcttcactccatctcttcttgattcttcatatgattgatgtgaatcatccatagctttccatggcctcgcacggtccatcagCGCAAAGCCTTCgcttgctcttcaccaccaccttagTCCTTTGGcgcaagccatttgcttgcccttcaccaccggatggtccatcgcagccgagtcttgcttgcccttcaccgtcttgccatagaaaccattttgtattcaacatcttcaaggaattcactttatcaaatatggagtccactcttgttcttcactcttgacatatatgatttcaattctacttataccttcttatggatgctaacctcaactcactctcaagcacaaagcacatgggttagtccataaaacctaaatgacaatatttataccttaaattacttgatctccacaagtaacttattagccttcatgcatattatcaatcttcatatagaacctaaccccactcattcttaaacacatagcacacgggttagtccataaaactctattgataatatcatacctttagttatttgatctccacaagtaacttagccttcaagcttattgccaatcttattgagcttcttcttcttcttatgagcatcactaaaatctcaatgacttttgatgcaattctttgaactcatggtatttctcaaagaatccatgattcatcatttatgcatctcctatgtaataacctaatagcaattctcaataaggttgttagtccataggcattgtcatcacttacccgagtatcacctagagctcattcatctcgatgcattttcattcttcccatttacctagagctcatgcatatctctcatccatgcatcacctatggaacaacctactaacaaactcaaaaccacacatagaggctagatgcactttcatgcCGGCGCCGCCACCTCAATCGGGATCGACAGTTGCAGGATGGTGGCCCGGATCCAGTGGTAGCAACGGTGCAAGCTATTCCCCTCAAGGAAAATAGTGCATGAATCTACGATAAATTTATTGTCTTGTTTGTTCAGTCTGTGAATCAGATATGTGAATCATGTCTCCTGAGTTTGAATCTGAAGAAAAAAGCAGTTGTCTTTGTGATACATTGTGTAACTCTGTGTGCAATATGCAAACTCGTGCACCCCATGAAGTCGTTCTTAGTTCTTGTGATTAATTATGTCAACTCTACAGTGTGCTTGATTTTGTGGAGTAGACATGGGAGAGCCTTTAGATGTTGCACCTCTTTTAAGCATTTGTCTTTGTGAAATCAATTGTATCAGGTCCTTTTATTTGTCATCTTGCCCAAGTTACATATATGTGTTACTGGCAATAGCAATCTGAATGCATTCTTGGGTGTATCCTTGGTCATTCAAGCCCTTCACCCAGAGCAATGTGAATTTAATCTAGAATAGCAATTGTAAAAACCTTATATATATGCCAATGTCGTTCTGACCGATCAAGTTAGGAAACAATATTCTATAATGCATTCTTGGGTGTATCCTTGGACAATGTTGTCTTGTACCTCCTTATGCAGCCTTTGTCCTTACTGTAttatcatgattcatgaatTATTCTTGGGTGCATCTTTAGTTATTTAAATGACGTGAATTCTTAGTAAGGCTATCATGTTCTAAATTGTTTAGATGCTGATAAATTCAAGTACAAGTAGCATTTCATTAAATTGATGCCtatattttctttatatattttgtttgcaaCTGGTTATGTCTAGTGATCTGATCATGTAACTTGATATTTTATTTTGGGGGTTATGTAACATGTGGTTTCGTAAATCTCTTACAAGGACCACAAtttccgccgccaccaccaccatcaggAGAAAATTTCCACTTTGTTGGAGCTCCTCACAACTTTGCTCCAATATcaccgcctccaccaccatgTGCCAAAGGGACTCCATCACCATCAGCGCCATCACACAAACAAGCTAGATCACAAGAGAAAAGAAAGGTCACTATTTACATGGACGGTGATGATGGTGTCGAGGGCAATAGGATTGCAAATAAAAGGCATTGGACACATGAAGAGGAAGTTAGATTGGTAATTAGATCACATAGAACCTTTTTCTAAAATTGATATGTGAAGAGGAATTATGTTTCCTTTTACCAATTTGCTTCTTTTGCATTTTGTAGGCGAGTGCTTGGCTAGACAATTCCAATGACCCGATAAGCGGGAACGACAATAAGAGTGATAAATTTTGGGGATATATCACTGATGAGTTTAACAAGAACTACCCAAAAGAATGTAGAAGGGACACTAACTCAAAATCCATTGTTCACGCCTTAAGGCATACATCAATAGTTTCAATGGCTGCTGGAGTAAGACAACAAAAGTGTATAGAAGTAGGATGTCCGACGATCAATTGATGGATGAGGCACAAAAGATGTATGTAGAAGAGAATGGAAAACCTTTCACGCTGGTGCATTGGTGGAGGACTCTCAAAAACCTACCGAAATAGTGTGCATATGTTGCACAAATGGAGAAAGAAAACAAGAGCATGATAGCTGGATCGAGTAACACTTCTGATGTTACAGATGCTCAAGATGGAAAATGTCCCATTGGGAGAGATGCAGCTAAGGCTCAACTCAATGGTAAGCGTAAGGCGGAAGAGGTTCTAGATGATATTGTGCTCCTTGGAGAAAACATAAACAAAATAATTGGAGTGCAGCATGAGCGTAAGCAGGAGCGCAAAAAGGTAACAGAGGCGCAGCAACGTTTGTCATTAGAGAAGCTTGAAATGGCAAGGCTTGCACACATGGCTGCAAAGGAGCAAAAGGAAGCAAGAATGCTTGAAGTTTATAATTCACTCCTATGCCAAGACACAAGTGGGATGACCTAACAATCGAAGGCCAACCGAGAGAAGGCATTGGAGAGTATGTGATTGAAGCTATTTGGTAACAATGATTGAAGCAATAGGGGTGCTAAGTAATGTAATTTACCATTGCAATAGGGTTGCTAAGTAATGTATTTATCATTGCAATTTGGCTTCTAAGTAATGTAGTTTATTGATGGGTTTTTTTGGATCGGTGTTCTAATATGTATTGAGAACACATTAGAAGTTTTCTATGTCAGTGAATAGCTTCAGTAATTTTCCTAGGTTCTCATGTGTTAATAGTTGGTTACCTTATATTGGCGCTGGTGGCAGACTTCGAACGCAAATATTTGCTTTTAGCTACTACGGGCTGTAGTTGGCGAACACAATTGCATTCTTGAGTGTGAAAGCTAATGCATTCTTGAGTGTGAACACAATGGCATTATTGAGTGTGAAAGCTGTTGCATTGGTAACAGACCAAAGCACACTCATACATACCAAAGTGTCAGATGAGCATGATGATCCTTTTTCATCTGATCATGATGATCCAGCCATAGACCATGATGATCCATCCATAGACACCATAGATCCAATAGAGTTATATACACTAGATGATTTCCTTGCCACGGAAGACATGGTAGATGACTTAGTCAGTGAGATCACGGTGATTTTGAAGGCAAGCCTCAAAGCTCTTCAATGAGTGTCACCTATTCATCGAAGTGGTCTGAGGAAGTGTGTGAAAAGGCCTCGTAAAGAATATCATCAGCAACTAGTGGATGATTATTTCTCAGAGAATCCACTTTACCCCGCCAAAATATTTCACAGAAGATTCCGGATGACAAGGCCACTGTTTATATGCATCGTCAATGCATTAGGTGAGTGGTCTCCTTATTTCACTGCACGGGTGGATGCCCTTAATCGCCGAAGGCTCTCACCATTATAGAAATGTACATCTGATCCGATGGGCTTagagagcaccggaccatttcctgcagagaagaaattTTCGATGAAAAGTGGAAgatctcaccggatgatctggtgatgcaATGATGGTAGTGTCAGAGTATTTTTTAGTGtgtggcaaaatttgaaattcgagTTTGGTGCCAAATCTGAagaagtcaccggatagtctggtctGGGAGTTTGTGAACACTAGATAATACACTAGACTActttttgcagagaggttgcagaaggagAAGATAAAggtgtcggatggtccggtgacagGAAAATGAGCACCGGAGCTTCACACCAGATcaattcttgtagagagcatTTTCAGTGCGCTGAATGGAAACACACTCATTGGATGTTCTGGTGCTTAGTGGGTGAACACATAGGAACATCTGATGCTCACGTTTTCTACATAATGAGTTCTGAACTAAGGATTTATGTTATGGGTTAACTAGAGATATTTTGGAATTTGgatatatgtgtttgcttgtttcaagttgtgcaggtaatggatgcaacttgacgatcgatGACGGTGTGATCGGGGtcaagcgggtgcttggtgccagatgattaAGGAGaccgagcggagtcaagggtgatcctagcggtatatatggagttcaagcaaagcatggagaggatgaaggatgaagacagcgtgtgacaaagtcaagcgaatgggatGTCGGCGCAGGTGACAAGGCGGTCTGatggatcgggagcgggagagacttgcccacggtcaagatcgtaagacggaggcCACCCGTCGACATCAGAGCACTTTCTTGGGCAAAGTAAGTGGCagctagtcacactttgagaagcgtgctagagTTTTATGGTTTGACCAAAAACCGCGGAAGGACTGTAGAGTCACATGACATTATCacaaagcttgcatcgaggcaaagttaagtcatgaagaagccatgGCCGTTCGATGAAAGGAGCAAAATCTGGACTAAAATATCCCGATGGTAGATAGGAGTATACTATCGGTttgtattttgggaacaagaaaacttaagggccaagGAAGTTCCcaaggtctataaatagaggggtagagctatagGAGAATcgtgagccagccatttgagagctttgtcataggttttggaggagagaaAATGATAGGCTTAGTTTTTGTAATAGGCTAGAGCTTCTGTGAGAAAAATAACTTGATAATCTGCCAAAAATAAGGCTAACTGTTGTCCttaatgaagattattttcttgcatgAACTTGTGTTAATCTCTTTCTAGtcttcttcttttgattttCTTGCTTTCggtgcaagtttttcgatttgcttgttgattttcatttttttctttgagctgtaATTTTTCAACATTgagaagttattcttcttgttgctagaggcataaatattcatattttcatGTATTTGAAAAGGTCTTGAATCCCCTTACCTCTAGACCATAACCttgagagttgcttctttcggtgtctgtcatttgctttgttcttcgttcaagtttcaaacTTTTGTGCACAGACACATAAAATGATCTTGAATAGAGTCTATGGCTCGTATTCTATCCATGAAGTCAACTTTCTCtctcgctttgtctctctaaagtttatgcttctgtTTGTACATTTTTAAAAACGTTGGATGAACAAGGAGTAGGCTAtgtattttgtaagaaattaaTAAAGCGTATATTTACCCCCTCTAGTCAACTATCCCGGTCCTGCAATTTGAAAGCAAAGAACTTGTACAGTGATTACGCAATCATTAGTGTTAAAAGTTCAAAGCAAAGAAATTATATTACGCTTACGCCACTCCATCAGGTTTTTGAATGTTGATACCATACCTAGTTTAGCAAGTTCTGAAAATCTTTCATAGACACGAATTTTATATTAACTGTTTTGGAGGCGGTACATTTGCCTGAATGTCAACCTTTGGTATCCATGATTTATAATTGTGCATAATCATCTTTGTAGGACATAAAACTTGGTCAATGGTCATTAATGGTTATAAAACTAGTCGCTCATGTACATATTGATGTACATTTCATGAGCAAATTTAAGACCTTTTACTAGCTTGAATGCTGTTTAAGACAGATGCTAAAGctagtttctttttctttcttcatcGTCATCAACATTGTATGGAGATTGCATTTTTGTGCTGTCTATTGTTTATAGTTTCACGAGAAAATGTAGACAGCTTTGTGACTCTTAATTTTTTGTAGGTGGACATAAGGGTGGCCCCCAGATCACATGCAACTGAAGCTGCTAGTATATGTTATATAACTTTTGCATTACAGTTACCATATTCTCTTGCCTAGCTCAACATCTCAGCATCTGAATTCTTTGTTGCAGTGAATAGGCAGCTTAACGACAAAGAATGTGTTGCGGATGCATTGGAAAATCCAAACGTACTGGACATGGTGAGGAGTGCCTCTCACCAACTTTTGCCTAAGTCGAGCCATGAATATAACTGGGAACCAGGGTTGGTCACAAAATATTTATCGCAACTTGCTGCAATCTATACTCATTAGAGGGTTTGCCCCTCTACTAGAATTTTTTGTAGGTGGGTATGTGGGTGGCCCCTGGATCACATGCAGCTGAAGCTACTGGTACTAGAGTTACCACATTCTCTTGCATGGCTCAACATCCCAGCATCTGAATTCTTTCTTTGTTGCAGTGAATAGGCAGCTTAACGACGAAGAACATGTTGTGGCTGCGTTGGAAAATCCAAACCTACTGGACATGGGTTGAGGAGTGCCTCTCGCCAACTTTTGCCTGAGTCGAGTCCTGAATATAACTGGGAACCAGGAATGGTCACAAAATGTTTATCGCAATTTGCAGTATGTCGATACTAGCATGCCAGTTGATTAAAAAAGGAGAGTGTGGAGAGAAGAataggagaggagaagagagaaacACATGCTCCCTGGAGGAAAACAAGTTacttaagattttttttttgttttttattctttctaaTGGGTCCCAGGAGTGATATGCTACGTTGTGGCTTGCAAAATTCTAACACCAACTTATCACGGTGGGgcctaatatttttttctaggcATCACTCAATGCTGTGGAAGGTCCACACTAACCTAATATGTTTGCCAGAATAACTTGTACCGGCCGATACTGGTGTGTGCAGCACATGCTGCTGCAGAAGAACATGCCTATCCCTTGCAGCCGAAGGAAGAAGGTACCTTCCCTCTCGTGCTGCCACCATTTTAAAATCCTGTGATGAGATGCTTGCATGTCTGGTTGGCGACCGATTGCATGTGACAGGTACGTTAATTTGCTTGATTGTAAAGTAGACATACATAATTCACTGATAACTTTAAAAGCATACAGATTTCAGTAGAGCTGCCAGAGTTGAACAAAAATAGGAACAGAGAGAAAATCAAGTGGGAGAACACTGATGCTGAAAACATACATTTGATTGATCACACAAACCACCCAAACAAACAATTGACCTCGACCAATCTGAATTACAATTCTTTACCTACAAACCTTCGACCAAAATGCcgaaacaaaattaaaaatcagGGAAGTGGAAGGatcaggaggagcagcagccaGCAGAGGATGCAGAATGAACAAACCAACGAACCGGAATGAACAAttcaaagtttgatttttttacatCACATTGACATTACACCCCAAACAATGCACCAATCCTAACACCACCACCTCGTTGTCATGAGAGGCAGAGGCCAGTAGGCCACACGTACTACAGGGACCGGATGGCCTCCGTGCCGCGCCATCACGAGGGCGCGGCGGTCCCCTCGCCGGCGATCAGGTCCTTGTCACTGCGGATCGGGGGCGCGTCGGGCGCTGGGGACTCCATATTCTTGAAACTTTGTTGGTGGTAGATTTGCCTCAGCCTCTCGATCTCCTTCTTGAGTGCCTCCTGATGAGCTGCACAGAGAGAATTCAGACAGCGCCAGATGCTAGTAAGATTCGGAAGGCGTCATGGTCGCATGCATGCAGCGTGAATTGAATTGGCGAGAATTGTAATCGGGGAGGCAATGGCGGTCACCATCTTTGAAGATCTTGTCCTGCGCGAGCGCCGCGATGCGCTGCTTGAGGTGGCTGTTCCCCAGCGTCAGCAGCGAGCGCTGGTGGTCGAGGAACGCGACGCGCGGGGACAATGCCGACACCTCCGTCTGCTCGAGGAACACAAAGCAATCCACGGTCAGGGTCCATGGCGAAATTCAGCTCCAGATGCTCGCGGGACGCATGACTCAACACGGCTCTTGGCGAAATTCAGGTCGGGATGCATAATTCTACGCTCGCGCGCACGCGCGCGCACCTGAAGCGACGTGATGCTGCGCTCCAGCTCCGAGATGTACTGCAGCTTGCGCACGCGCGACCGCTGCGCGGACTGCCGGTTCGCCAGGATCCTGCGATTGCGGCAGCAAGAAACGCAAGCAATTGGAGAATTCTGCCTTGGAAGGTAGCACATTGCCGGAATTGAGCGGTGCAGGGGCAAGGAAATCACCTCTTGACGCGCTTGGGGTCAactgcggcggcggaggccggcTGCCTGGTGCTGTCCCCGTGGCACTCGCTCTGCGCCTCCTCGGTCTCGCCCTTGTCCCGCTTCTCGTCGT includes:
- the LOC133886904 gene encoding basic leucine zipper 2-like, giving the protein MAQLPPKIPTMAPAWPEFGGGHHHRAHHHQRSPSVGAFLAAPVPPHPPQHAANGAQHQQQPSWVDEFLDFSSAKRGAHRRSVSDSVAFLEAVHDDNAGVGAHDFDRLDDDQLLSMFADDLPPPPPPPPPQAAPAPAPAPSSTSPSDHNSFNDEKRDKGETEEAQSECHGDSTRQPASAAAVDPKRVKRILANRQSAQRSRVRKLQYISELERSITSLQTEVSALSPRVAFLDHQRSLLTLGNSHLKQRIAALAQDKIFKDAHQEALKKEIERLRQIYHQQSFKNMESPAPDAPPIRSDKDLIAGEGTAAPS